From Candidatus Mycalebacterium zealandia:
GTGTTTGCATTGTTGTGTGCGCGGATTTGAGTTCCTCTTCGCTGATTTTTTCACCCCGGGAATCCACGGTGGGAACGGCTTCAACCGTCATCGCGTCCGCAACAACGTCCTGAAGCACATAACCGACGGGGCTGATAATCACGCTTGCTACGAACCAGTTGGAGATGGGCCAGATTTGCCGCATATATTCAGTGTGGGCTATCAGCCCGTAAACAATAAGCAGCCCCACCGCGATAAGTGCCGCGCCTATAAACACAAGGACGGATTTCCAGCGCCAGATCAGGTCAACAAGATGCCCAACTGGCATTTTGAGCGCCCACGGGAGCCCCGCCCAGAAGCCGAGACCGGCGAGAAAAGCGGCGGACAAGTCCAGATAGTCTTTGACAAAAAAAGTGGCGACAATTCCCGTAAGCCCCGAAATTCCCGCCGCCAAATACACCATAAGCGGCGGTATGTAGCTCAGTCGAAGCTGTTTGAAAATCCCAACAAAATCTTCGGCGAAAAACTTCCTCAGCGTGTTCATTGGTTGCCGTTTTGGACGGAATGGATAGTGAATGTTATGAGGTTGAGTGGGGGTTGTAAAGTGAAGGACACAAGCCGGACTTCTTACTCGGAAAAAAAGGCGTGCCGAGTTGTGAATTGAGGGCAGGTTTCAGTCAGTTACAATCTGCGCGCGCTATCTTCAATCTGTCTTTGAGTTGTGAATTAAGGGCAGGTTTCAGTCAGTTACAATACGGACAAATTATTGTAAGACAGGGCAGGGGGTGTTGTGAATTAAGGGCAGGTTTCAGTCAGTTACAATTTACAGTTCGCACTTCCTACCAAGGCGCGAGTTGTGAATTAAGGGCAGGTTTCAGTCAGTTACAATAGCTCGTCCTCAACTGTCCTGCTGGCAAGGGGTTATGGCTTTTCCACAAATCAAAAAAGAGTGATTTGCTGAGGAGCCCTTTCCAGTTTCTTTCGTTTTTTCCCATAAAAAATTTGCATTCGTCCAAATTGCTTGTCTGTAATTGTAATAATCCGCACTTCGCCTTCGGGAGGCAAAGATTCTCTTACTCGCCCTGAATGGACATAGGCGTTTTCTTCGCTTGCGCAGTGTCTGGCATATACGGAG
This genomic window contains:
- the cas2 gene encoding CRISPR-associated endonuclease Cas2; the protein is MAFGGYRTVWIIVMFDLPTDTKRARKDYTKFRKHIMQDGFIMMQFSVYARHCASEENAYVHSGRVRESLPPEGEVRIITITDKQFGRMQIFYGKKRKKLERAPQQITLF